The Athalia rosae chromosome 4, iyAthRosa1.1, whole genome shotgun sequence DNA segment TTCTGACCAAACATACCCTGTGCATCAGAACTAGGTTGCCGTTGGCACTGGCTGAAAACTGCAGGTGGCTTCTGTGTTGCCAGTGAAGTTGCAGTATTTGTTGATATGGTTGAAGATGGTACGTGTGTCACAACAGTTTGCTGTGCGTTTGAGACAAGTGGCATATGGGGTTTAGTAAGCAACAGCCCTTGAGCATTTGGTGGTGTTTGCCTTTGATTATTCAAAACCTGTGGTTGAGTTATCACCAACCCAGACTTCGGTACAACCGGGGAAGTTTGCAGCTTTTGCAATGGTTGAGAATTAAGTGGCACTACAGTTTTTATCAGTGCCTGAGGTGTGGAAACTGTCGGTGGCTCAATATTTAGCACAGTCTTAGGAACAACGTGTTGCTGACTATGTGCAACGATAACAGGACTCGGTGTGGATGTTCGGGGCACATGTGCTGTCAACAATTGCATAGTTTGTAGTTCTTGCTTCTGCCTTGGTGATAAAAGACTACTGTCGGTGATAACAGGTGACTTATGCTGCTTAGGAGATAATAGAGAGTCTTCAGTATTGATTGGTTTTCCGAATACTGGATTAGAAGTGCTTGCACTTATCTCGATCTTAGCAGTTTCTGGAATATAAGTTGGTGGCTGATTTGGTGATGGAACTTTTGGTGATGTAGAAGCCTTACTTGGAGGCTCTGGTATTATAGCTGGTGACAATTTAGGTTCTACCAAACGTTGAGGGCCGTTCGGATTAACTGGGAGTAAAGTCTCGATGacagatttatttattgtttcatcTCTTGAGTTTTTGACCGAACCTGATGCAAGGGGTGGAATTGGCATGTAAGGCCGAGGAGGTATGTTTAGAGTTAACGGGGGTAATCCACCTCGAGGATAACTTGGAACTACAGCTTTCATGCCAGGAGCGTGTTGGATAACTGGCTGTTGACTGGCAGCTGTCGAATATATTTGCTGAACAGGAGTATCCGGTCTGTGAGCAGCAATTGGTACGCTGACAGGTAATCTTGCTGGTAGTGGCGGTGGTGGGGGTGGTGGAGGTAATGGAGGTGGCGGAGGCGGTGGTGAAGCCTTGCTAACATTTGGTATGTATGGCATTGAGGCACGACACCCCTGTCCATTCAGAGACTGTTGTGGGACTCTGGGAGACAGCTGAGCGGGAACTAATGGCGGAATCCTTGAAGGTACCAATGGTGGTACAGGGGTGAGACCGGGTGTTAAAGTGGGATTCTGAGTTCTTGAAGAAGTTTGTCGCAGCGGCCCCAACTGAGACTGAGGTGAAACTGGTAGTCTTTGATGAGACGAGGACGTAGTGGTAAAAGGTCGTGGGCTTACAGCTGGCAATCTTAGCGTGTCAGGTAACATAGGCAATCCAGGCAGAGTTGTTGGGCTGGGTAAAGATGGTTTATATTGAGAAGGTATCGGGGCACGAATCGGAGCTTCTTGAACAGGCTCCACTTCAGCTGATGGCTTCATATCTCGAGGTTTATGGTCACTCAAGTTCCATGAATGTGCTATGACACACGTTGACAGACTAGAAACTTTTGTTGGTGTTGCAGGGATAACATGATTATCAACGGATTTTTCTGTCGGTGTAGTCTTGGCAGGCGATTTATAGAACGCCGGTATGTCTGGCGTCTTTGGTGGCTGTGAGAGGTCGAACGTTTCATAACTTGGATCTTCTTCTGTGTCTGTATCAATTTGCAGATCATGTTCACTCTGAGGAGTATCAGGTTTTAAGTCTGCTTCCGCTTCTGCTGATGCATTGAGACTCTCGACAGCCTGTTGCATTTCCTCAACATCTTCCTGAGGTGCGTCAGGCGTTGGCTCGTTAGTATTATCACCCTCTGCTTCTTCCTCACCTTCATATGAGAAATCTTCTGTGGAACCACCGAATGTTTCTTCAAGTAAAGCAGCTACCGCATCTTCGGTTTCTTCTTGTGAGATAATGACACGTGGTTTATCTTCAACTTGCTGTGGAGCAGGTGATGGAACAGTGGTCTCAGAATCATCTCTACCACGAGATTGTTTaccattttctctttcttctggTTCTGAAATGCTCTTAACTGCATTTTCATGAATTGTTTCGTCTATGTCTGTGCCAAATCCTGGAATCAATttgtctttcttcttttcaggCTTATTGATATGACCAGTCTGTGGGGTAGCAGGGGTCATGGCAGCTACACTAGTTGGGATCTTAGGTATTGGACTCAAAAGAGTATCCCTAGGTGTTGGCAAAACTGGTGACATGAGTTTCGTAATCAATGGGCTGCTTGCTCGTGGCGGACTTGGACCAGCACCAAGATGAGGTAGAGTTGCAGTCTTATcgtgatgatggtgatgatggcATTCCTTGCGGCCTCGTTCCTCTttggatttctttcttttcttcttcttctctttcactttttctagAACTGCAGTTGGTGTAGATGGTTCAATACTATCATTGTCATCAGTAAACCTGAATACATCATGATCACGATGTTCCCCACCCACTGGCTTAGGCGAAGTTGGTAAACCAAGTAGCTTAGCTTCGATTTCCCTTCCTGCCTCAGCTAAGTCAACACTATCTTCATCCTCTGGTTGATGCcgtcgtttcttttcctttttccttttttctcgttcaagtTGTTGTAGAATAATTTGTATGATGCGTCTTTGTGTGCCATCACTGTTGGGTCCATGTGTACTTTCAACTGGAAGATCATCAAGTCTGTTGGAGAATCGATTAGGTAGGTCATCTTCTTCGGAAAGAGGGCCAAATATATCTTCCATTCTTTGTGTGTCCCTGCCCTCCTGTCGATTAAGTCTTTTACGCCTAGTCTTAGCTTTGTCTTCACCATTGCGTTctcttcgcttttcttttttatttcgctgtttCTTTTCGGCGTGCATTCTATCTTCGCAGTTTTCAATATTAGGTTCTGTTTTGATATTGCAATCAGATGTTACAATGCCGGCCTTTGTTTTATGGTCTGAGTTTTCGGACGCATCtggttttgacccttcttcacTAGATATAGAATTCTTTTGGcgtttctgtttctttttgtgAGATTTCTTTCGCGATTCTCTATCATGATTATTGACGGGGTGATCCATGTGGAATGATACAGGAAGTCTTTCTTCGTCATCAGACGTTCTGGGTTCTTCTTTGATGGTGGCGATATTGAGGAGTCCTGAAGATTTAAGTGGATTCTGTTTTTCCTCGGTATCAGCAAAACCGAGATCAACATCACTCTCAGAGAAGCGTTCTGTTTTAACTTTATGAATTTTGGTATTGAAGGATTCATCTTCCTCGCTCGTATCTGAATGAATACGAGATCGCGAACCTTTTCTGGATAGTGATTTAGTTCGGGCTGAATCTGATTCCGAAGTACCCTCATCCTCGGTCATAGCTTTGCTGCTAGCAGAATCTCCGTCCCACGATGTACtttgctttttctcttcgcgtcTAGCTCGACTTTGTTTTAATTGTGAAAACTTATCTTTCAGACGAACCtgtcgtttttcttcttctagtTTTTGCATATTCTTTGTAGAACGTGCCTTCACTTTGTCATACATACTGATGTAAGCTGGTTCATCGTCGATTATATCAAAGATCGAATGCTTCTTAGGTTCATCACTATCTGTGTCTGTAGCTGAAGTATGTCGGATTCTCTGCATTTCAGGTGTAGATAGAATTCCATTATCAACATCACTGTGTATAGCCATCATCGATTGATTATCTCTCGTATGCTGAGACACGGGCTGATCATTGGATTCGCTTCTTCTTGATAATTCTAATCGGTTCAAGAATTCTTTATCGGGTTCGTGTGAGACGCGGGGGCTTCTCTCCCTGAgttctttttccgttcgttcggAACGGCTCTTTTTacgttgtttttcttttccatcgcGATTTTCTCTACCCTCGCGATTTTGTTCCTTTGATAATTCACAGTGAGATGATTCGCGTGTTTGACTGTCCCTGTTATCTCTATTGTCTCGGTTTTCTCTATTGTCCCTAATATCTCTGTTATCCCTATTATCTCTAGAATCTCGAGAATCTCTACTATCCCTGATATCTTGCTGGACAGTTGGCTCTCGGTTCTCGCGACCTTCCCTGCTTTCTCTGCTGCCTCTATGATCGTTTCTGTGTTTACGGTCTTCGGATTTCCGATTTTGTCGTGGCCTATCCTTACTGTCACGTCTGTGTTctgatattttcattcgtttagcTTCTTCTTCAGGGCCATCTTGCGAAGATCCTCGGCGTTTGGTTGTTACAGGAGAAGGGCATGGTTGTAATTGCGAAGGTAAATGATGATTTTCAGTTACCTGGCGCCTGTCTTCgcgctctcttttttccttatctTCACGTTCGCGCCGTTTGTCCCtttccattttctctttttcccgcCTTTCCTGATCTTCTTTCtcacgtctctctctctcctcgcgttcctttcgtttttctcgttcatgtttttctttgtctagtttctctttttcttctttttcccgcCTCTCTTTATCCAACCGTTCCCGTTCATCTCTCTCCTTCCGGCGTTCACGTTCCAGCCTATCTTTCTCTTCCCTGTctcgtctctctttctcttcacgatctctccttctttctcgTTCCAAtcgttctttctcttctctttccttttttcggtcTTTTTCCAGccgttctctttcttctttttctcttcgttcttgctcttctttttcctttctgaGACGTTCCTTATCCTGTTTTTCCCGTTCCagtctttcattttccttgCGCTCTCGTTCTTCGCGctccttcatttctttctcttctttttctctacgcTCTTGCCTGTCTTTCTCTTCGCGTTCTCGTCTCTCCTTTTCGAgtcgttctttttctcgtcgttctttttcctctttttccttgCGTTCCAGACgttccttctcttctttttctcgcctctctttctcttctcgttctttcttttcacgttCTCTagtttctctttcctccttctctcttctctctgcctcctctctctctttattctccttgtctctcctttctttttcttctcgttcgcgCCTTTCTTGCCTTTCCTTCTCCAGGCGTTCCTTCTCCcatctctcctcttctctttctcgcctttctttttcttctcgctccTTGCGTTCTTGGcgctctttttcctccttatcTCTTCGCTCTTGTCtttctcgttcttctttctctcttttatcccGTTCTTCCCTGTCTCTCCGCTCGTGTTTGATCTCTTTGATGTCTTTGACATCTTTGCTAAGATTTTCCTGTGGTTCAGTGTCAACATTGACAGAAGGATGTAACCTGTCATCtttatcctctttttctcgctTCCTCTCACTGGCAGCTTCATCCTTCCGCGTTCGTCTCGACGTTTCCTTGCTCTTACTGTGTCGAGAATCTCTGCTGTCTCTGCTGTCCTTGCTGTCTCGACTATCTCTGCTATCCCTAGAGTCACGACTATCTCGACAGTTGCCACCATCTTTGCGGAGGCGTGCTCGAGGAGTCTCGACCTGACTGCTTACGACTGAAGAAGTCTGACAGGTCGTAGTTGCCGTCACTAATGTGACGACCGCTGGACTCGTACATAAACTGGAGTTTCCAGTTCTAGCTGCTGGGATGCTAGTTGTCATAACTACGCTACTTATACTACTGTTGCTGCTAAGACTACTCACAGATACACTGCTGTTACTGCTTACTGCGCTTACGCTACTTATGCCCACCGAAACCGACTGCTGCACTGGCGGTAGTTCGGGGCTAACGGTTTTTACTGCCGCGCTAGGTGTGATTGGGGTTGTGGGGATGGGGTGTACACAGTTATGAATGGCTGTTCTTGAATCAGTCTTTTGGGATGGAGACACTGTTAACGTAGACGAGGTAGTGCTAACCAATGTCGTCACCGTTGTGGTAGGTTGGACAGGTGGATGGCTGGGAAAAGGGTATTGAAGACCAACTTTCCCAGCATTAGCCACTAAATTTGCTCCACTCATCATCGATCCTACACCTATAACACCAGTGAACTCTCTCGGTTCGTACTTTTCGTTAAAGTTCTCTAATCTCTTAGAATCCTCGTCGAATACGCTTCTTTTCGCGAGCACTGATTTCACAATGTCCGATGGTTGTACCTCGTGGAGATCCAAGTCCAAAAGTTTATGCCTAAACCTGAATCTCTCGGACGTCGTATCCAACTTTGCGAGAGCGTCACCACCCGCGGCGCTCAAGGCCCTCGAGCCCGACCActtctcatatttttcatcaagagAACGAATCCTCTCTTCGAGACTCGGTGACTGCGGTGCCGTTTCGCTGTCTGAGCTGGTAGGACTGAGACTCGGATACCTCGGAGGCGGTGAAGCTGGTGGCTGAGGTGCAGCCCTTGGACTCGGCGGAGGTGGAAGTGCAGGTGGACTTGCCACCTTGGCAGGAAGTACCGTGGGAGCCCGACTATtgctattattgttgttgttcatCATTTGAGCAGCGAACCTCGGCAACGGAAGGGAAAGAGGTCCATCATGGCTCCTTTCGCGAAACCTTCTCGGTTCACTGGGTATCAGATTTTCCGGTCTCTCATCCACCAAGGGTGTTCCAGGACGAGATCCGTCGTGATGCTCGTGATGCCTCCCGGTATCCCGACGTCGCTTGCAGGGTCCCGGACCCCGACCTTCGCAGCTTCCGCGCCGCGTTCCATGATGTATGAGAGTTTTACTCTCGCTGACCCTTCTGATATCCATTCCTTTTCGTCCCGAA contains these protein-coding regions:
- the LOC105688934 gene encoding protein split ends isoform X2, which produces MVRETRHLWVGNLPENIREDRIREHFKRYGRVQSVKLLPRGEECPVDGSSGGEGSEGGGIGVVGVGNVGSASTGGASATVAFMDIKSAAKAHATEHTLDERALTTQYYEPQHLQHRFPSHGSEDHGTSGGSAVGPAGEVFESRGSHVGFYASERGNRVGGVGGMPESAGDPGGYIPRGRPPPVSGYHVTSARARDRLYPRTGPYAAGPPPPHIERHRSSLAPSSWSSYESATSRYTSVPPPPSPATTDAYEEPSAGRTQHKKQRRKSRSGSSSPSGSSRSGSSSSSRSGSSGASSSAGSSSPSSSPHRGSNAVTEDRRPLAICVRNLPARSSDTSLKDGLFHEYKKHGKVTWVKVVGAAGDRYALVCFKKPEDVEKALEVSHDKLFFGCKIEVGPYQGYDVEDNEFRPYEAELDEYHPKATRTLFIGNLEKDVTASELRKHFEPFGEIIEIDIKKQGAVSSYAFCQYSDISSVVKAMRTMDGEHLGANRIKLGFGKSMPTSCVWVDGIGECMSEKYINMQFHQFGQITQVAVDRERGHALVFFEQISCAQTAVKEMRGAALRGRRLQVDFASRECQEAFYEHLERQGIAGERPWDTRPAAAAAFEPTRERSFESAVTVPNAGSRFTRYETPPRARTASYTRTPGGSSTPGASPAHPTAVSRSTRRYQTDPYYEGDYTEPNPRRFRSYDEFSQGSGASHDDYEAGSIGDTKIPDDDCPPPRRHTVQSVVTSVEPPIPLPPLLPPPDIRHLQKERVHLLEQLEECHSSGDESFTPKKRLKLDSAVMCEDDEPELASLLVTSHSGRKGMDIRRVSESKTLIHHGTRRGSCEGRGPGPCKRRRDTGRHHEHHDGSRPGTPLVDERPENLIPSEPRRFRERSHDGPLSLPLPRFAAQMMNNNNNSNSRAPTVLPAKVASPPALPPPPSPRAAPQPPASPPPRYPSLSPTSSDSETAPQSPSLEERIRSLDEKYEKWSGSRALSAAGGDALAKLDTTSERFRFRHKLLDLDLHEVQPSDIVKSVLAKRSVFDEDSKRLENFNEKYEPREFTGVIGVGSMMSGANLVANAGKVGLQYPFPSHPPVQPTTTVTTLVSTTSSTLTVSPSQKTDSRTAIHNCVHPIPTTPITPSAAVKTVSPELPPVQQSVSVGISSVSAVSSNSSVSVSSLSSNSSISSVVMTTSIPAARTGNSSLCTSPAVVTLVTATTTCQTSSVVSSQVETPRARLRKDGGNCRDSRDSRDSRDSRDSKDSRDSRDSRHSKSKETSRRTRKDEAASERKREKEDKDDRLHPSVNVDTEPQENLSKDVKDIKEIKHERRDREERDKREKEERERQERRDKEEKERQERKEREEKERREREEERWEKERLEKERQERREREEKERRDKENKEREEAERREKEERETREREKKEREEKERREKEEKERLERKEKEEKERREKERLEKERREREEKDRQERREKEEKEMKEREERERKENERLEREKQDKERLRKEKEEQERREKEERERLEKDRKKEREEKERLERERRRDREEKERRDREEKDRLERERRKERDERERLDKERREKEEKEKLDKEKHEREKRKEREERERREKEDQERREKEKMERDKRREREDKEKREREDRRQVTENHHLPSQLQPCPSPVTTKRRGSSQDGPEEEAKRMKISEHRRDSKDRPRQNRKSEDRKHRNDHRGSRESREGRENREPTVQQDIRDSRDSRDSRDNRDNRDIRDNRENRDNRDNRDSQTRESSHCELSKEQNREGRENRDGKEKQRKKSRSERTEKELRERSPRVSHEPDKEFLNRLELSRRSESNDQPVSQHTRDNQSMMAIHSDVDNGILSTPEMQRIRHTSATDTDSDEPKKHSIFDIIDDEPAYISMYDKVKARSTKNMQKLEEEKRQVRLKDKFSQLKQSRARREEKKQSTSWDGDSASSKAMTEDEGTSESDSARTKSLSRKGSRSRIHSDTSEEDESFNTKIHKVKTERFSESDVDLGFADTEEKQNPLKSSGLLNIATIKEEPRTSDDEERLPVSFHMDHPVNNHDRESRKKSHKKKQKRQKNSISSEEGSKPDASENSDHKTKAGIVTSDCNIKTEPNIENCEDRMHAEKKQRNKKEKRRERNGEDKAKTRRKRLNRQEGRDTQRMEDIFGPLSEEDDLPNRFSNRLDDLPVESTHGPNSDGTQRRIIQIILQQLEREKRKKEKKRRHQPEDEDSVDLAEAGREIEAKLLGLPTSPKPVGGEHRDHDVFRFTDDNDSIEPSTPTAVLEKVKEKKKKRKKSKEERGRKECHHHHHHDKTATLPHLGAGPSPPRASSPLITKLMSPVLPTPRDTLLSPIPKIPTSVAAMTPATPQTGHINKPEKKKDKLIPGFGTDIDETIHENAVKSISEPEERENGKQSRGRDDSETTVPSPAPQQVEDKPRVIISQEETEDAVAALLEETFGGSTEDFSYEGEEEAEGDNTNEPTPDAPQEDVEEMQQAVESLNASAEAEADLKPDTPQSEHDLQIDTDTEEDPSYETFDLSQPPKTPDIPAFYKSPAKTTPTEKSVDNHVIPATPTKVSSLSTCVIAHSWNLSDHKPRDMKPSAEVEPVQEAPIRAPIPSQYKPSLPSPTTLPGLPMLPDTLRLPAVSPRPFTTTSSSHQRLPVSPQSQLGPLRQTSSRTQNPTLTPGLTPVPPLVPSRIPPLVPAQLSPRVPQQSLNGQGCRASMPYIPNVSKASPPPPPPPLPPPPPPPPLPARLPVSVPIAAHRPDTPVQQIYSTAASQQPVIQHAPGMKAVVPSYPRGGLPPLTLNIPPRPYMPIPPLASGSVKNSRDETINKSVIETLLPVNPNGPQRLVEPKLSPAIIPEPPSKASTSPKVPSPNQPPTYIPETAKIEISASTSNPVFGKPINTEDSLLSPKQHKSPVITDSSLLSPRQKQELQTMQLLTAHVPRTSTPSPVIVAHSQQHVVPKTVLNIEPPTVSTPQALIKTVVPLNSQPLQKLQTSPVVPKSGLVITQPQVLNNQRQTPPNAQGLLLTKPHMPLVSNAQQTVVTHVPSSTISTNTATSLATQKPPAVFSQCQRQPSSDAQGMFGQNTQIVQPMQLTPPVPPTQPIQIKEEEPPCDIFKSNAIETGKLMEQMSNELDMKLKQEKQELGNLSTPKETMNLPNCTTENTDIITPKIEPRILDKSEIKEEVKEEVVVKEEKVEDTELEDESVDPLREPSSDPLALDPSKEDLTDSKEDSDYWSAKEVNIESVIKKVDALCDGETNDVEDETQHSQELNSDSHDTSKNEGDWFESEQAENEEKKDMGHDEQDEGVETCETEVTKGRTLRSKVRRGGGGRGGVTTRRGGRTSSNVAQRRGGRPSRGGKHHTEKKLPTDVYEFHDDSEEDNAGRPRLILTIKSPGPNATTGPNAQPATPVAAVKEVPPEEFISPAANTRKSRRLAEKDGSRSTVDDVIEDVIRGTAVNKSIVAGVHATRRSTRHNNAPRGAQQLQPQPSPAESRKSPRATRKATTRRASENNDDSSEEKTKETMPTPQEVVNKPDAPVNEETVKPVEAPREAVLQPQKSTPLEPMTLIDPVTGMLIPMRESEEGQYIPVSTAAGIVQTARSIIEAQVTVTISSSNVQNETRPRSESVLSNSSSQISTPVEVKQEHNPPAVTVEQSTNQQQQQQQPSLQTQNHSQPPLAQAQTQAQSQIQASPQPQPQVQEQQLPQLQPQTQSQALPQPQTQVHIQTKSQPTVIATPQSPITQTTLSMVKPKPVSPNIVVTQSTTPASQVKPPTSLKAHVLNANKLVNPVLQPIITKPAMPNLPSQTIVQNIVKQPAQAAQGLHLQIPGGKIPTSSLSPRMKAHQSNGANTKQGQPMSPVLNSTTPPNPKQHLLQAVKQQPTTIVNLPQKLPVSVHPSNVVTVTSQRALQPPVQPATLKTVGGQQHPLNPKAHLLQAVAPPIMTGSVASPPTQPHLIGLQPVVTGASCSRSTIPKSQISVAMEPPKVEVSMSGCIMVPTASPQGRPVPIPNYEASLHGAGTTPSPGGQYGLGPSHRSQSPPLPPPAHHHANAPQGEVVNHYGGLSRGDIQAHYMHPRVLQYQYLRAQQEALTTPRIAYHVPGTRSPHLPLDPKLETGGDESHSPPLELRRERRTPQDRATDSPQVAQVYMLHGAARLPPQYSSSNASIAAASTGARGGYYEPPMAHIRSQYPMAASEAPADGAITPERPRRLQVSTPPHASQVPPQADSLLMLLQRYPVMWQGLLALKNDQAAVQMHFVFGNPNVARDSLPCNSDGSTPPLRIAQRMRLEQTQVDGVARKMQTDNEHCMLLALPCGRDHMDVLQQSKNLQTGFITYLQQKQAAGIVNIAAPGSQQAAYVVHIFPSCDFANDSLARIAPDLLHRVAEIAHLLIVIATV
- the LOC105688934 gene encoding protein split ends isoform X3; this encodes MVRETRHLWVGNLPENIREDRIREHFKRYGRVQSVKLLPRGEECPVDGSSGGEGSEGGGIGVVGVGNVGSASTGGASATVAFMDIKSAAKAHATEHTLDERALTTQYYEPQHLQHRFPSHGSSEDHGTSGGSAVGPAGEVFESRGSHVGFYASERGNRVGGVGGMPESAGDPGGYIPRGRPPPVSGYHVTSARARDRLYPRTGPYAAGPPPPHIERHRSSLAPSSWSSYESATSRYTSVPPPPSPATTDAYEEPSAGRTQHKKQRRKSRSGSSSPSGSSRSGSSSSSRSGSSGASSSAGSSSPSSSPHRGSNAVTEDRRPLAICVRNLPARSSDTSLKDGLFHEYKKHGKVTWVKVVGAAGDRYALVCFKKPEDVEKALEVSHDKLFFGCKIEVGPYQGYDVEDNEFRPYEAELDEYHPKATRTLFIGNLEKDVTASELRKHFEPFGEIIKQGAVSSYAFCQYSDISSVVKAMRTMDGEHLGANRIKLGFGKSMPTSCVWVDGIGECMSEKYINMQFHQFGQITQVAVDRERGHALVFFEQISCAQTAVKEMRGAALRGRRLQVDFASRECQEAFYEHLERQGIAGERPWDTRPAAAAAFEPTRERSFESAVTVPNAGSRFTRYETPPRARTASYTRTPGGSSTPGASPAHPTAVSRSTRRYQTDPYYEGDYTEPNPRRFRSYDEFSQGSGASHDDYEAGSIGDTKIPDDDCPPPRRHTVQSVVTSVEPPIPLPPLLPPPDIRHLQKERVHLLEQLEECHSSGDESFTPKKRLKLDSAVMCEDDEPELASLLVTSHSGRKGMDIRRVSESKTLIHHGTRRGSCEGRGPGPCKRRRDTGRHHEHHDGSRPGTPLVDERPENLIPSEPRRFRERSHDGPLSLPLPRFAAQMMNNNNNSNSRAPTVLPAKVASPPALPPPPSPRAAPQPPASPPPRYPSLSPTSSDSETAPQSPSLEERIRSLDEKYEKWSGSRALSAAGGDALAKLDTTSERFRFRHKLLDLDLHEVQPSDIVKSVLAKRSVFDEDSKRLENFNEKYEPREFTGVIGVGSMMSGANLVANAGKVGLQYPFPSHPPVQPTTTVTTLVSTTSSTLTVSPSQKTDSRTAIHNCVHPIPTTPITPSAAVKTVSPELPPVQQSVSVGISSVSAVSSNSSVSVSSLSSNSSISSVVMTTSIPAARTGNSSLCTSPAVVTLVTATTTCQTSSVVSSQVETPRARLRKDGGNCRDSRDSRDSRDSRDSKDSRDSRDSRHSKSKETSRRTRKDEAASERKREKEDKDDRLHPSVNVDTEPQENLSKDVKDIKEIKHERRDREERDKREKEERERQERRDKEEKERQERKEREEKERREREEERWEKERLEKERQERREREEKERRDKENKEREEAERREKEERETREREKKEREEKERREKEEKERLERKEKEEKERREKERLEKERREREEKDRQERREKEEKEMKEREERERKENERLEREKQDKERLRKEKEEQERREKEERERLEKDRKKEREEKERLERERRRDREEKERRDREEKDRLERERRKERDERERLDKERREKEEKEKLDKEKHEREKRKEREERERREKEDQERREKEKMERDKRREREDKEKREREDRRQVTENHHLPSQLQPCPSPVTTKRRGSSQDGPEEEAKRMKISEHRRDSKDRPRQNRKSEDRKHRNDHRGSRESREGRENREPTVQQDIRDSRDSRDSRDNRDNRDIRDNRENRDNRDNRDSQTRESSHCELSKEQNREGRENRDGKEKQRKKSRSERTEKELRERSPRVSHEPDKEFLNRLELSRRSESNDQPVSQHTRDNQSMMAIHSDVDNGILSTPEMQRIRHTSATDTDSDEPKKHSIFDIIDDEPAYISMYDKVKARSTKNMQKLEEEKRQVRLKDKFSQLKQSRARREEKKQSTSWDGDSASSKAMTEDEGTSESDSARTKSLSRKGSRSRIHSDTSEEDESFNTKIHKVKTERFSESDVDLGFADTEEKQNPLKSSGLLNIATIKEEPRTSDDEERLPVSFHMDHPVNNHDRESRKKSHKKKQKRQKNSISSEEGSKPDASENSDHKTKAGIVTSDCNIKTEPNIENCEDRMHAEKKQRNKKEKRRERNGEDKAKTRRKRLNRQEGRDTQRMEDIFGPLSEEDDLPNRFSNRLDDLPVESTHGPNSDGTQRRIIQIILQQLEREKRKKEKKRRHQPEDEDSVDLAEAGREIEAKLLGLPTSPKPVGGEHRDHDVFRFTDDNDSIEPSTPTAVLEKVKEKKKKRKKSKEERGRKECHHHHHHDKTATLPHLGAGPSPPRASSPLITKLMSPVLPTPRDTLLSPIPKIPTSVAAMTPATPQTGHINKPEKKKDKLIPGFGTDIDETIHENAVKSISEPEERENGKQSRGRDDSETTVPSPAPQQVEDKPRVIISQEETEDAVAALLEETFGGSTEDFSYEGEEEAEGDNTNEPTPDAPQEDVEEMQQAVESLNASAEAEADLKPDTPQSEHDLQIDTDTEEDPSYETFDLSQPPKTPDIPAFYKSPAKTTPTEKSVDNHVIPATPTKVSSLSTCVIAHSWNLSDHKPRDMKPSAEVEPVQEAPIRAPIPSQYKPSLPSPTTLPGLPMLPDTLRLPAVSPRPFTTTSSSHQRLPVSPQSQLGPLRQTSSRTQNPTLTPGLTPVPPLVPSRIPPLVPAQLSPRVPQQSLNGQGCRASMPYIPNVSKASPPPPPPPLPPPPPPPPLPARLPVSVPIAAHRPDTPVQQIYSTAASQQPVIQHAPGMKAVVPSYPRGGLPPLTLNIPPRPYMPIPPLASGSVKNSRDETINKSVIETLLPVNPNGPQRLVEPKLSPAIIPEPPSKASTSPKVPSPNQPPTYIPETAKIEISASTSNPVFGKPINTEDSLLSPKQHKSPVITDSSLLSPRQKQELQTMQLLTAHVPRTSTPSPVIVAHSQQHVVPKTVLNIEPPTVSTPQALIKTVVPLNSQPLQKLQTSPVVPKSGLVITQPQVLNNQRQTPPNAQGLLLTKPHMPLVSNAQQTVVTHVPSSTISTNTATSLATQKPPAVFSQCQRQPSSDAQGMFGQNTQIVQPMQLTPPVPPTQPIQIKEEEPPCDIFKSNAIETGKLMEQMSNELDMKLKQEKQELGNLSTPKETMNLPNCTTENTDIITPKIEPRILDKSEIKEEVKEEVVVKEEKVEDTELEDESVDPLREPSSDPLALDPSKEDLTDSKEDSDYWSAKEVNIESVIKKVDALCDGETNDVEDETQHSQELNSDSHDTSKNEGDWFESEQAENEEKKDMGHDEQDEGVETCETEVTKGRTLRSKVRRGGGGRGGVTTRRGGRTSSNVAQRRGGRPSRGGKHHTEKKLPTDVYEFHDDSEEDNAGRPRLILTIKSPGPNATTGPNAQPATPVAAVKEVPPEEFISPAANTRKSRRLAEKDGSRSTVDDVIEDVIRGTAVNKSIVAGVHATRRSTRHNNAPRGAQQLQPQPSPAESRKSPRATRKATTRRASENNDDSSEEKTKETMPTPQEVVNKPDAPVNEETVKPVEAPREAVLQPQKSTPLEPMTLIDPVTGMLIPMRESEEGQYIPVSTAAGIVQTARSIIEAQVTVTISSSNVQNETRPRSESVLSNSSSQISTPVEVKQEHNPPAVTVEQSTNQQQQQQQPSLQTQNHSQPPLAQAQTQAQSQIQASPQPQPQVQEQQLPQLQPQTQSQALPQPQTQVHIQTKSQPTVIATPQSPITQTTLSMVKPKPVSPNIVVTQSTTPASQVKPPTSLKAHVLNANKLVNPVLQPIITKPAMPNLPSQTIVQNIVKQPAQAAQGLHLQIPGGKIPTSSLSPRMKAHQSNGANTKQGQPMSPVLNSTTPPNPKQHLLQAVKQQPTTIVNLPQKLPVSVHPSNVVTVTSQRALQPPVQPATLKTVGGQQHPLNPKAHLLQAVAPPIMTGSVASPPTQPHLIGLQPVVTGASCSRSTIPKSQISVAMEPPKVEVSMSGCIMVPTASPQGRPVPIPNYEASLHGAGTTPSPGGQYGLGPSHRSQSPPLPPPAHHHANAPQGEVVNHYGGLSRGDIQAHYMHPRVLQYQYLRAQQEALTTPRIAYHVPGTRSPHLPLDPKLETGGDESHSPPLELRRERRTPQDRATDSPQVAQVYMLHGAARLPPQYSSSNASIAAASTGARGGYYEPPMAHIRSQYPMAASEAPADGAITPERPRRLQVSTPPHASQVPPQADSLLMLLQRYPVMWQGLLALKNDQAAVQMHFVFGNPNVARDSLPCNSDGSTPPLRIAQRMRLEQTQVDGVARKMQTDNEHCMLLALPCGRDHMDVLQQSKNLQTGFITYLQQKQAAGIVNIAAPGSQQAAYVVHIFPSCDFANDSLARIAPDLLHRVAEIAHLLIVIATV